Genomic DNA from Theobroma cacao cultivar B97-61/B2 chromosome 3, Criollo_cocoa_genome_V2, whole genome shotgun sequence:
TTTGGGTACTTGGACTGGATTGTATGCCAGAATTATGGAACCTgtaaacaaaatagaaaaggTTCAAGTTGATCTTGTATTGTTACATGATCAGTCAATCATTGTGAGAAAACTCCTTATGTATTTATTACAAGATCTGGAAATGAAGTCCAGACTGTTTTAACATAATTGTTCTGGAATCTACGATAAGGTGTATGTTCTTATCCTGTGACATTTGAGCATGATTGACCTCTCCAATGTGCAGTTATTCTTGGCCTTTaactgtaatttttttattctttttgcaGGCCAGTCTCTGGATTATGATATTTAGTTACGTCGGAAATTATTTCTGGACCCATTATTTCTTCACAGTTTTAGGAGCTTCTTACACTTTCCCATCTTGGAAGATGAATGATGTAAGCTGCAGATAAGAATTATTTGTTCCAGGCTAAATGCTACTTTGGTTTTATCAATTTGATTTTGCTGGTGCAAGTTTACTCACTTATCTGTTTCTCTTTGCAGGTACCACACACAACTTTCCTTCTCACACATGTTTGCTTCCTGTTTTACCATGTTGCCTCAAACATGACTCTTCGCAGATTAAGGCATTCTATTACTGGCTTGCCAAAGAAAATTCAGTTGGCTACAGAGGCAGCATGGATTTTGGCCCTTTCTTATTTCATAGCATACCTTGAGACTTTAGCTATTTCTAATGTATGTGGTAATGTGGTTCTCTGCCTTTTGCCTACTAAGACCTTGAAGCTAACTATATAAGCATGCAGTCAATATTGCTGAGACTTCGTTTTCTTTTAACTCTGGAGTGTTTATGGTTTGTCTCAGATCTGAACTAATGTCACTAAAATGCTAATGCCACTCATATTACAATCATCTTGTTTTCTTTAAGAATCCATTTCatgaaacaagaaaaactTTGCTTGTCCATTATTTATGTGGTCTCTGACATTCTAGCAGGCCCTGCAGTTGTCATTGTATATATGGATCCATTTCatgaaacaagaaaaactTTGCTTTTCCATTATTTATGTGGTCTCTGACATTCTAACAGGCCCTGCAGTTGTCATTGTATATATGGATGTATATGATGCGTGAAGTGTAAACTGAGCCTACAGAATGTAACTTTAAATACTATACCCGAAAACGTAAGACTACTAGAGACTACTAGGAAGTTCTATACAGTGTTTGCAAAGCTGATCATTGTGAGCTGAGCTTTTCGATATGAAACTTTTAAACCCCCATGATGACAAAACTTAAGACTACTGGTGACTACTAGGAACTTTATACCCTGTTAGCACTTAGCAAGCTGATTGTTGTGAATTGAGCTTATAGAAATGTGACTTTTAAGCCGCCACAATGACAAAACTTAAGACTACTGGGGTAAGTTCTATACAGTGTTTGCAAAGTTGATTGTTTTTCACTCTGCTCTTATTCTAAgaattttcatttgaaaacCAAGTCATATCTTTTACAATGCAATGGGGCCACTGACTTGAAAAGTAAGACTATAGCAATAATACTTTATTTTGGACATGTGCAGTTCCCGTATTATGATTTTGTGGATCGGGCATCCATGTATAAAGTGGGATCTTTGTTTTATGCCATATACTTCTTTGTGAGCTTCCCAATGTTTCTGAGGTAAGAATTAATCCCATTGCATATTTGTTTGTCTAGAAGAAATTGTGGGACCATATTCATAGATCATAAAATGCTTTTGTTTAAGCAGTTCCTTTTAGATATCTTAGGGCCAAAATCGAGTACCTCTGCGCTGCAGTAAAGGCTCTTTTACTGCTGATGTTACTTTAAAAGTGTCTGCTGGTTCATATGTTAGTATGGAATAAACTTTTTTGCTGTAAGAGATTGAGGTGTATTATATTCTTTGATGGTGTCttttaatcttaaattatgaaaaaaggCAGCTATAGATGCCGATATTCTTTTATATACAAATAATATGGTATTTGTTTTATTGGATAATATGGGCTGACCCCATTTCACAGGATTGATGAGAAACCTGGTGATCTATGGGACTTACCTCGGGTGGCTGTTGATTCTCTGGGCGCTGCAATGTTGGTCACAATAATACTCGATTTGTGGCGCATTTTTCTTGGACCTATTGTTCCACTAACAGATACAAGACAGTGCATTCAGCCAGGACTGCCTTGGTTTGCAGGAAATGAAAATGTAGCTTCACAAAACCAATGTGCAAAATAGGAGAACCTGGTTCAAATCCCCATCCGAGTAGGGGACAGTGCTCGGAACCTGGATTTCATTGTTGATCCATCATGGTGTGTTAGCAAATACCCTCCAAGAAAATTGTCAACGCCTCGAAAACAATCTTAGCTCAATGTAATGGAAGTTCTGCGAACTTGTTGACTTAAAATTACTCTTGGCTTATTGTCTTAATGCCTTCTGCAATGTAAAATAGCTTTTCAATACTTGAAAGGAGAGTTTTAACTTTGGAGGTGGTAATTCTCATTAGATCTTTAGATTCAAAGTTTCTTCCAAAGTATTAGAGGatgataaggaaaaaaaaaaaaagaacaagaaaatagcagattcttcattttttccaTACCATGCTccagaaatgaaaaaggtgaaaaaaaaaaagaaaaaatctctACACGTGCGGTAAGAACACACGTGGGAGAAATTTGtcttgtttcaaaaatgatAAGCAGGATATTTCTCCACCTTACAAAAATCTCCACACTTACACTCACTCACTCAATTTCCCGCTCCCAGAAGCTCAATCATCTCCTCTCCTCCTTGTCTCTAAACTCCTTCACAGAAACGCAAAATGTTCAGGGTTTAATCTCCactgttgtttttttttctttgtaaaccTAAAAGAGCAGATGCAGTTAGGGTTTTTGGGGGGTTTATCTTTCTCCTACTCCCTCTACTTCACTTCTTTTAAGCCAATAAAAGCACCCACAAAAATGGCAGCTTCCACTGCTCACTCGCTTTGTCCGTACGGCCTCTACTGCCGGCCAAACCCTAGACACCGTTACATTTCTTGCTCCGTCGGCTCTCCTACTCCTTTAGGtacccttttcctttttgtttttactttgcCTATATGCATTCCTCTTAGCCTTTTGTTATTGTTTTAGATTTCTGTTTGGCCGCCGAGAAAGTGAAGTAGAAATGGCATTGTGAAGCTTTTCggttttttcttgttttacgGTGAAggagattttagactttttttttttggttgcaGTTTAAGTTCTGGAAATAAGGCGAAATGGATGCTTTTTAGAGTTGATcggataattttttttttattggtgTAGAAACAAGGGATAGAGTAAATAAGTTGAAGGTTTTAGTTCTATCTTGTATGGACTCTTCGATTGGATAAATAGCTTATCGAGATTTTTGTTTTGTCCCACGCTTTTCGTGCTATTATCAAGTGATAATGATTCTCGTTAGCTTTGTTTTACTGTTTTTGTCTTGTTTAAGGTACACGAAGAACTAAAGTACCACGTAAAAAGTCAGGACGATTGGATGGGGCTAGAAAGAGTATGGAAGACTCTGTCCAACGCAAGATGGAACAGTTTTATGAAGGGACTGCAGGGCCACCACTTCGTGTCCTTCCAATAGGTGGCTTGGGTGAAATCGGGATGAATTGCATGCTCGTTGGGAATTATGATCGCTATATTCTAATAGATGCCGGTGTGATGTTCCCAGAGTAAGTCTTGTGTGTTTTGAATTCCAGAAAGATTTTGGGCCAAGTATTGTTACATACAATTTATGCTTATGAGAGGGAAAATTAGTTTTCATTTGTAACTGCTGTTGTTCCTTGAAGAATTTTCCACATATCCGATGAAAGTCCAACTGTGATTGATCTTTTACTTATGCAAGTATATATCAAATGTGCTGATGCTAATATGGCTACTTTAGTTTCTGTTCTGCTGTTCTAATATATTGACTTTGCACTGTACATTGACATCCTTTCAGCTATGATGAGCTTGGAGTCCAAAAGATTATACCTGATACGACATTTATTAAGAAATGGAGCCACAAAATTGAAGCAGTCGTGATAACACATGGCCATGAAGACCACATTGGTGCGTTGCCTTGGGTAAATACTTGTCTGTGGAGCCTTTAAGTCTTAACTGCTTTCCTTTTCAGTACCTGTTGAATAGCTCCTAATAGCTATTGAGACTTCTTATCCCTTGCCTTTTATTGTGAAGTAAGATGCATGATATGCGGAAGAAGCCTATATTGGTGTGTCAAGCTGCTTCTGCTCTAGGGCATGTTATGTTTAATTGCAGGACCTTGATCTGGTTTGTGCTAAGGAGGAGTTGTTTCTAGAGCTGATGCTTTTGGCTACTTTATAGGGTTGTCAAGGATAGCATAATTTTTTTGCAGAGTGTAATGGGAGCTAATCTCTTGTTGCCCTCATTTTAATTCTTGCCATGCTTGGCTGAATGGTTTGTCTTTTTAGAATTTTGGTGTATTCATGCTTGGTTGTTATGCACTCTGTAGTGATTTTGGGGTGgatggaaaagaaaaggacaaaatgactggtgcttttttttttttgcttcctttttcacttatcatCATTTCTTGCTACCATTGAACATTTCTTTGCCATTTCCAATGATATAGTAAATGTAGGTGAATCTAGAACAAAATGAGTTGTTGCTCAAGGAATGATATTGTATTAAACGCCCACCTGTCTTGGTTTCTGAACGTTTGCCACAGGGCAGTTGTAAATTATTCGCAGAATTTTCTTCCTGTCTTTCATTCTCTTTCAGTGCACTGTGCTTGGGTTAGAAATTTTGCTTAGAGCAGATATTAGGTATCTGTTAACAttcttaaaagaaaaggagcaattttttcttttcccaatTTAGTTGATTGCTTTTTTCCCTGTAATTTGTTTGGGCAGTATAACTAGATATGTTAGGAAAACATCGCAGCCTTCTGCACTGCACTCTGGTCATTAGTTTTACATCTACTCTATAAAAATCTGAAACTAACTAAGAGTCAGCAAACCTAGCTATGTCTACACTGGGTTAGAACCTCAAAGAATAATGTATTAGATTAAACAGGATTTTTTAGGTACTAACTACCAATCAAGCTGCTTTGCTTGGTATGGTAATGTTTGCtaattataattgatgatacTAGAATCTATAATAGTGTTTATgttgcattttctttttttttaacattattttactagttttctttctatttGAGCAGGTTATCCCAGCTTTGGATTCCCATACTCCAATATATGCATCATCCTTTACAATGGAGGTATTTTTTATGCTGAGACTAATATATACACACATAATGCAATATGAATATACAAGGCTCATGATATGTGGCACATGCCATTCTTTGAAAACTTAATATGTCTCATTTGATACAACATTCCTTGAGTTTGGCAAAAATTACTCATTTATGGGTGCTGATGTGAAGGTTCAAAATCTCTAACAAGTCTATGccttttaataattattaccATTGTCTTGGTAGCTCTTGGAAGTTGTTTTCCTTGTCACAACAAGAATGGTCTTACTATTGTTGAGGGGTTTTATACCTCTGAATAAACCGTACTCTTAAGTGTGCAAACATTGCATTTCTATCATCTCTTGCTAAAAAATGGACTGATTACACTCTTGCACTTATGTCAACAGCTGATCAAAAAGCGTTTGAAGGAGAATGGGATTTTTGTTCCATCTAGgcttaagatatttaaaaccAGGAAGAGATTTATGGCTGGGCCATTTGAAATAGAGCCTCTCAGAGTGACCCATTCTATTCCTGACTGTTGTGGATTAGTTCTTCGCTGTGCTGATGGTACAATTCTTCACACTGGGGACTGGAAGGTAGCTTTTTCTTATCTATAAATCTTCTTCTCTTGTTGCTGTAACCTTCAAGCCacttaaacttttaaaaaattgacagATTGATGAATCACCCTTGGATGGGAAAATTTTTGATCGACAGTTTCTAGAGGATCTCTCTAAAGAAGGAGTAACACTGGTAAGCTTCCTGAATCTATTAATCCTCCTTCTCTGAGAGGGTTTATAGAGCAGAGTTCAAGGGTTACTATTTGGGAGTAGTGGTTGAGGGTGTGTGGGACGTTCATAAGTGACTTAGAAATGAACTATTAGTTCCATTTGTAATTTTGTGAAACTGAATCAAGTATAGAAATATAATCATTTCAATAATCTGAGTCAGGATTGAGGCATGTCTGTTCAGACTTTTATAATCAACTGAGAGGATTTGTTTTGAAACTATGGGatattgattgatttttggaAGTTTATGGTTTGTTTTGTTGTGATTTCAAAGACAAATGCTGGCATTTGACACATTGTCTTTCTTACATCTGCTCTTTGGATTTCTAGGCTTTTTTAATCATCCCATTTGCATAAATTAAttccaataaaaataaatcagaGATATATATTGTAAAGATTTGTCTTGATCCTGTAATCTGCATTCTTATATAGATGCAAATTGAGCATGCCATTTCTTTTGGAACTGTTGCAATGAATCTGTAATTCGGTAAATGCATATTGTTTTACAGATGATGAGTGACTCTACTAATGTATTGTCACCTGGAAGGACAATCAGCGAAAGTTCAGTAGCAGATGCATTGTTGAGACATATTTCAGCTGCTAAAGGAAGGATTATTACTACCCAATTTGCGTCAAACATACACCGGCTTGGAAGTGTAAAAGCTGCTGCAGATTTAACTGGCAGAAAGTTGGTATGTCTTGTCTGGCTGCACTGGTATCTTATGAATTTAGTTGTTAGAATGATTTGGATGATTGGATGTCAATTTTGATGACAGATTGTACATCTTGACAGCTTAGATATTGTGGTCCTTGAACTAGGTATTTGTTGGCATGTCATTGAGGACATATCTAGATGCAGCTTGGAAGGATGGAAAAGCACCAATTGATCCATCAACTCTGGTATTCCCTCTTTTAGGATTGTCTCTTTGTGGCAACAGTTAAtgttttacttttcttttagtttGTTTGCTATTATACTAAGCTTCTTAGTTACAAAACTTGGCTTTTGTCCACATGCTGCAATTCTTATTTAGCTCATCTAATGTAAAGTAAATATTCAATCTAAATGATGGGGTTCGCTGTGGGAATCCTCTTTTGCTAGTTCATTAGGACCATATCTTCTTACAAAACCTACCCTGTACAGTTACCTTTTTGTCTCCTCAGCCATGTTTGTGTTAGCCCTTCTCTTACTCTTAAGCACATCCAACTTGAATTGGATTTTATCTGCCTACcatcatgttttaatttttcatccTCCCAATGAACTATCATaatttttcccaaaaataaaaatgaattatCGAACTAAAATGCTCTCCTAACATGAAAAACTGGGTGTTGGTCTCACATAATTTGTTCTCCATTCTTTCCATTATGATTTAGGTGAAAGTGGAAGATATTGATGCCTATGCTCCAAAGGATTTGATAATTGTCACAACTGGATCCCAAGTAAGTTAATCTTTATAGCACCAATGACAACTCTTTTAGCTGACCACTTAGCTCGCTGGTGACTGTGCACTCTATTACGCCAGGCAGAGCCACGTGCTGCCTTGAATCTTGCATCTTATGGAAGTAGTCATTCCTTCAAACTGAACAAGGAAGATGTGATTCTCTACTCAGCTAAGGTAATGATAGTGTATGATATGCTTAAGTTTCTAACTGAAATTTACCTCAAATATAATTCTTTGAGCTCTTAATAACTGAATGTTTGcggatgaaaaaaaaattcagttgATTCTTATTGCTCAGTATTCTGGTCTAGCATGACCTTTCCTATGATCCTATTTTATAGGATAGTTTTGTTGTCTTGATTATTATTGATAGGGTCTCTTGAATATTGCCCAAAAGTCATTCAAATGTTAAGATATCAATTTTGTACTTTAATATTAGGTAATCCCTGGTAATGAATCTCGGGTAATGAAGATGCTAAACCGCATATCAGAGATTGGATCAACTATAGTGATGGGTAAGAATGAGGGGCTACACACTTCTGGTCATGGCTATCGTGGAGAACTGGTATGACAATTCAGCCTTGCTTCAcatgatttcttaaaattttctttgtcattgtCTTGTTCCTTGAACAAACAGAATACAAAAGGATAAGTAAACAGGGCAACAGTTAAAACTTGGGAGGATAGCATATTATAAATTGTTGAGACATTCCTGGTGCATTCATTAGTGGGTCCTTTGGCTGTAAGACAGCAttagtttttatttctctctttcacTCTTACTTTTTGTAAAAACAATTACTATTCTAGTACTTCTGTAAGAGCTAAATAAAGGAatccaataaaaatatttttcttgataaaaaaagggaagaaaaaccTGCAGGTGAATTGAATGTCCTAAGAATGTAATTTTAGTTGACCTCATCAGATGTTTAGATTTGATTGtgatattcttttctttcctgtTGTCCTGACTTCTACTTCACACTATATAAATGGGGATTTTATTTTGAAGGAGGAAGTACTTAAAATTGTGAAGCCGCAACATTTTTTACCCATACATGGAGAGCTATTGTTCCTGAAAGAGCATGAGCTACTTGGGAAATCAACTGGCATTCGACACACCACCGTAAGTgactatttttattattatattattatctaGATacagattttctttttctgattgTCCAAAGTTAAGTTGAATTTTGGGAATTTAATAGTTCCAGAGAAGATTGTCTTttacaaatggatgaaattaaatttttagctCTTTTTAGTTCTTAGATAAGTTAGCTATGATTAATCTGAAAGTAAAAATTACAGCAACTAGATAAGATTAGATAAGTTTggtaaacatttttctttcactttttataGAAATAGCGATGATTTAACAGAGACAACTTGTTAAAGTAAAAAGTATTACTGAGCAAGATATAAGTAGATTGGGATTGAGTGGCTAAAAGAAAAGTAGATTGGGAGTAGGGGATTAGGATATTAACAAACATTTCGCAAGAAGGGGGTAAAATGAGATGGCCTGTTCTGCTGCATACGCATCATTGATCCACCATCTATTTAGGATTATTTTACAAGTCAAGGAGGCCACTT
This window encodes:
- the LOC18605081 gene encoding cycloeucalenol cycloisomerase — its product is MGGEESGNASSSLWLAPNPSKRWGELFFLCYTPFWLTLCLGIVVPYKLYESFTELEYLLLGLVSAVPSFLIPMLFVGKADSSLHWKDRYWVKASLWIMIFSYVGNYFWTHYFFTVLGASYTFPSWKMNDVPHTTFLLTHVCFLFYHVASNMTLRRLRHSITGLPKKIQLATEAAWILALSYFIAYLETLAISNFPYYDFVDRASMYKVGSLFYAIYFFVSFPMFLRIDEKPGDLWDLPRVAVDSLGAAMLVTIILDLWRIFLGPIVPLTDTRQCIQPGLPWFAGNENVASQNQCAK
- the LOC18605082 gene encoding ribonuclease J isoform X1, which gives rise to MQLGFLGGLSFSYSLYFTSFKPIKAPTKMAASTAHSLCPYGLYCRPNPRHRYISCSVGSPTPLGTRRTKVPRKKSGRLDGARKSMEDSVQRKMEQFYEGTAGPPLRVLPIGGLGEIGMNCMLVGNYDRYILIDAGVMFPDYDELGVQKIIPDTTFIKKWSHKIEAVVITHGHEDHIGALPWVIPALDSHTPIYASSFTMELIKKRLKENGIFVPSRLKIFKTRKRFMAGPFEIEPLRVTHSIPDCCGLVLRCADGTILHTGDWKIDESPLDGKIFDRQFLEDLSKEGVTLMMSDSTNVLSPGRTISESSVADALLRHISAAKGRIITTQFASNIHRLGSVKAAADLTGRKLVFVGMSLRTYLDAAWKDGKAPIDPSTLVKVEDIDAYAPKDLIIVTTGSQAEPRAALNLASYGSSHSFKLNKEDVILYSAKVIPGNESRVMKMLNRISEIGSTIVMGKNEGLHTSGHGYRGELEEVLKIVKPQHFLPIHGELLFLKEHELLGKSTGIRHTTVIKNGEMLGVSHLRNRRVLSNGFSSLGKENLQLMYSDGDKAYGTSSELCIDERLRIASDGIIVVSMEILRPQKIDGIMENSLKGKIRITTRCLWLDKGKLLDALHKAAHAALSSCPVNCPLGHMERTVSEVLRKMVRKYSGKRPEVIAIALENPAGVLSDELNERLSGNSNVGFEIPTLRKVVDGHPKRSQPNKIKAEDDSNLHLENTSEQSLEVSDGEVEKLLPEGDTTTSSPDSLERHTPNSEGSDEFWKSFITSSSPVNNLVNDNNGLVPKKEYKSQLKSDGTASSGDDSEMPSSQPKSSKPAKRNKWKPEEVKKLIKMRGKLHSRFQVVKGRMALWEEISTSLMAEGISRSPGQCKSLWTSLVQKYEESKGEKKSHKGWPYFEDMSKVFSDFEATATK